The DNA window GCCCGGCAGAGCGGCAATCCTCTTCATGTGCAGACGCGCCAGCATGAACATGTGGACATACAGCGAGGCCATGAGCACCAGCATGCTGAAGAACATGATGATGAGGCAGATGAGGACGGTAGTGCTCTCCGAGTAGACGATGAAGAGTACGCCTGACACAGTGCAGAAGGTCCAGATGCTGGTGATGATGGCGGCAGCCCGGCGCACGGTCATAATGTTGTGGTAGCGTAGCGCGTAGAAGATAGTCACGTAACGGTCAACAGCGATGGCCAGCAGGTTCCAGATAGACGCCAGTAGGGAACTACAGATCATAGAGTCAAACACGTTGTCCATGCTCTTGATCTTGCCACCGCCGATCCCCAAGTTGCCATCAGTGATCATCGCCATGACAATGGTCTCTGTGGCATTGGAGACGCTGACCAGCATGTCAGCCACGGCCAGGGAACAGATGAAGAAGTACATGGGAGAGTGCAGATTCTTGTTCTTGATGATGGCTGCAATAACCAGGATGTTCTCCAAAAGGCTGACGATGCCCAGCGTGAGGAAAACCTCAGTGGAGATGAGCAGCTGCTCGTAACACCCAGGCAAACCACGGATTCTCTCCGCCATAGCCTGGGGCTGCTGATTGCTGAAAGGCAGAGCTCCAGAGCTGTGGTTCCGTAGGTGGAATGATCCATGGTGATGCTGGTGCGTGACATTCATTGCTTTTGTAGGGTCTCTTCAGTCAGTACTCTTCAGCACACTTCGTTCTTCATTATTCCCTTAATATGTCCAAAGAGTTTCTGTGCCTAACGAGGAGCTACTACCTTAAAGAGCTTCAGCTTCGAGTGCCAGGCAGACACTGGGCAGTGAAGTATATAGTCTGAGACATTCGGAGGCAGTCCGATCCGTGACCGCAGGTGGCCGTTTGCATCTACCTCAGACTCCACTGGCAGGAAAGCCTCATCATCCTCTGGACTCACGCTGCCATCTATTTACCACAGCTACAGCCAGACAGGtatctgagaaagagagagaggagaagagagcagggtagagaaagagagagggagaggggtaagcGAGAgcgagaggatggagagagaaggagaaaggtagagagagagagggaggcagagagttTGAGAGATACATGGAAAGCGaataaaggagtgtgtgtgtctgtgagtgagtgGCTGAGTCCAGAGAGTTTGAGACACTAACTGAAAGAATAGGTATTAaagcacacacagacagccaGATCTTCACTTAGCAGAATCATTCTCACTTTTCCTCCAGACACCCCTCAGCACTCTCATCCCTTGCTCTTCCCTGTCTCTCAGCCAATGAGGGGGTGTTTACAAGGATGGGCATCATATCTGGAGGATGTTCTTGGTCTGACATGGAGAGAGGTATGACTAGCCCTGCCCTGCTGCACCTTACCTCACAGCACATACAGGTTGTCCTTGTAGCATGTGTCAAATTAATCAATCTAATTGATGGTTTTAACAATGTCAGCAATGTGAGTCTTGATTTTAAGGTGTTTAAAAAGCATTCACAGTGGTGATTTAAATGTAGCAATAACATTTAGGAACTGTATTCTAACTGCCACTATGTTTCAAGCAATCAGCTTTACTGGAAATGCTCTTGTAACCTACTTATTAATCCCCAGTTGTTGAATATATCACATTGTTATGCAGCCTCCCCTTCTGTCCTAAGATGAATCACACCTCTGACTCAGTCAGTGCGCCCCAGCGCTTTGGGCTGGCTCTTTGGCCTATCGATTACACCCCTTGATGTCTGACACATACACAGGCatggacacacgcacacatgcatacacacgggtgtggcaaaagttaggagataaagtatctaatcaatggaagatggaattaaaattaCGGAAGGAGAAGAATAGGCTACAACAACCAAGACGTTGGTTGCTGTCtctccgtccctgctccccgtgTTACTCGCTCACAGTATGGCCCCTCCCCGCCTGCTAGAGCGGCACCTCTGTCTCCATCTCGCGCTTTATCAGCTCTGGTTAAAAAGTAGCTTAAAAAAGtacttttctgctgcttccctcactcggaTCGGACTGGGTCTGGATCCAACCAGGTCTATACGGAACGTCTCTAGTTGTCTCACGTCCGTTTGGAAcgaggatgagttggaccgctcatctagggctttcttctgtataccaccactaccttgtcacaacacaactgattggctcaaacgcattaagaaggaaagagaatgccaagctggttgagagaatgccaagagtgtacaaagctgtcatcaaggcaaagggtggcggcattgaagaatttcaaatataaaatatattttgatttgtttaacacttttaa is part of the Salmo trutta chromosome 31, fSalTru1.1, whole genome shotgun sequence genome and encodes:
- the LOC115169741 gene encoding melanocortin receptor 4-like; amino-acid sequence: MNVTHQHHHGSFHLRNHSSGALPFSNQQPQAMAERIRGLPGCYEQLLISTEVFLTLGIVSLLENILVIAAIIKNKNLHSPMYFFICSLAVADMLVSVSNATETIVMAMITDGNLGIGGGKIKSMDNVFDSMICSSLLASIWNLLAIAVDRYVTIFYALRYHNIMTVRRAAAIITSIWTFCTVSGVLFIVYSESTTVLICLIIMFFSMLVLMASLYVHMFMLARLHMKRIAALPGNGPIWQAANMKGAITLTILLGVFIVCWAPFFLHLILMISCPRNPYCMCFMSHFNMYLILIMCNSVIDPLIYAFRSQEMRKTFKEIFCCWYDIASLCVSV